Proteins from one Deinococcus sp. AB2017081 genomic window:
- the accB gene encoding acetyl-CoA carboxylase biotin carboxyl carrier protein, translating into MNPDDLKQILDALTHADVREFALRTGSFDLQLKRGPQAVNTAPAAPAGPAAFTSPAPAPTPSAAPASTGPAPASTTPAATSTPAPVAEAAPAPAASKGTPVKAPIVGTFYASSSPDAPPYVKVGDTVAAGQVLCIIEAMKLMNEIEAETGGTVREILVKNAEPVEYGQSLFIIE; encoded by the coding sequence ATGAACCCAGACGACCTCAAACAGATCCTTGATGCCCTGACCCATGCCGACGTGCGCGAATTCGCCCTGCGCACCGGCAGCTTCGACCTGCAGCTCAAGCGCGGCCCGCAGGCCGTGAACACCGCGCCTGCCGCGCCCGCTGGCCCAGCCGCCTTCACGTCCCCCGCCCCGGCCCCCACACCCAGTGCCGCCCCGGCCAGCACCGGCCCGGCTCCGGCCAGCACGACGCCCGCTGCCACCAGCACGCCCGCCCCGGTCGCCGAGGCCGCCCCCGCGCCTGCCGCGAGCAAGGGCACGCCCGTCAAGGCCCCCATCGTCGGCACGTTCTACGCGTCCAGCAGCCCCGACGCGCCCCCCTACGTGAAGGTCGGCGACACCGTGGCCGCCGGGCAGGTGCTGTGCATCATCGAGGCGATGAAACTCATGAACGAGATCGAGGCCGAGACCGGCGGCACGGTGCGCGAGATCCTCGTGAAGAACGCCGAACCGGTCGAGTACGGTCAATCGCTGTTCATCATCGAGTGA
- a CDS encoding 50S ribosomal protein L25/general stress protein Ctc, with protein sequence MELNATPRTSRQKLAEGLIPAVAYNKENNVSFAIDRKAFDRAFRQQSTTGLFDITVEGGETFPALVKAVHMDKRKRAPIHVDFYMVTYGEPIEVSVPVHVKGKSQGEIQGGLVDIVVHNLSVIAPGPRRIPQELVVDVAKLNIGDHVTAGQVRLPEGVKLAADADLVVISVLPPRMSADEAAAETQAAQVAGMVAAGELSEEAAEAVLEGDASLDEVKAEAAAESDTAESDTKED encoded by the coding sequence ATGGAACTGAACGCAACGCCCCGCACGAGCCGGCAGAAGCTGGCCGAAGGCCTGATCCCCGCCGTCGCCTACAACAAGGAGAACAACGTCTCCTTCGCCATTGACCGCAAGGCCTTCGACCGTGCGTTCCGCCAGCAGAGCACCACGGGTCTGTTCGACATCACCGTCGAGGGCGGCGAGACCTTCCCCGCGCTGGTCAAGGCCGTGCACATGGACAAGCGCAAGCGGGCGCCGATCCACGTGGACTTCTACATGGTGACCTACGGTGAGCCCATCGAAGTCTCCGTGCCGGTGCACGTCAAGGGCAAGAGCCAGGGCGAGATCCAGGGCGGTCTGGTCGACATCGTCGTCCACAACCTCTCCGTGATCGCCCCCGGTCCCCGCCGCATTCCCCAGGAACTCGTCGTGGACGTCGCGAAGCTGAACATCGGTGACCACGTCACCGCCGGTCAGGTGCGTCTGCCCGAGGGCGTGAAGCTGGCCGCCGATGCCGATCTGGTCGTCATCAGCGTGCTGCCGCCGCGCATGAGCGCCGACGAGGCCGCCGCCGAGACCCAGGCCGCCCAGGTGGCCGGCATGGTCGCCGCCGGCGAGCTGTCCGAGGAAGCCGCCGAGGCCGTTCTGGAAGGCGACGCCAGCCTGGACGAGGTCAAGGCCGAGGCCGCTGCCGAGTCCGACACCGCCGAGAGCGACACCAAGGAAGACTGA
- a CDS encoding exodeoxyribonuclease III yields the protein MTSDAPLKVTTLNVNGIRSALNKGLAAWVEREQPDILLLQEVRADPHPHALAHLGFESAWFPARKAGYSGVAILSRHGLDDVQVGMLHDEMDAEGRVISAVVQGVRFVSVYLPSGSSGEARQGFKERILEDYQTWVSGLVAQGPVVLGGDYNIAHQPVDLKNWRGNQKNSGFLPQERAWMTAHLASGLTDSHRAHLGDRAQYTWWSNRGGAYDNDVGWRIDYLLAAGVELREVTVDRAARLSDHAPLSGLLTAL from the coding sequence ATGACGTCCGACGCGCCCCTGAAGGTCACGACCCTGAACGTGAACGGCATCCGCAGTGCGCTGAACAAAGGGCTGGCGGCGTGGGTGGAGAGAGAGCAGCCCGATATCCTGCTGCTGCAGGAGGTTCGCGCCGATCCCCACCCGCACGCGCTGGCCCACCTGGGCTTCGAGAGCGCGTGGTTCCCCGCCCGGAAGGCGGGCTACAGCGGCGTGGCGATCCTGTCGCGCCACGGACTCGACGACGTGCAGGTGGGCATGCTGCACGACGAGATGGACGCCGAGGGCCGCGTGATCAGTGCGGTGGTGCAGGGTGTGCGCTTCGTCAGTGTGTACCTGCCGAGCGGCAGCAGCGGCGAGGCGCGCCAGGGCTTCAAGGAACGCATCCTGGAGGACTACCAGACCTGGGTGTCAGGACTGGTCGCGCAGGGGCCGGTGGTGCTGGGCGGCGACTACAACATCGCTCACCAGCCGGTCGACCTGAAGAACTGGCGCGGCAACCAGAAGAATTCCGGCTTCCTGCCGCAGGAGCGGGCGTGGATGACCGCTCATCTGGCATCCGGGCTGACCGACAGCCACCGCGCGCATCTGGGCGACCGGGCGCAGTACACGTGGTGGAGCAACCGGGGCGGGGCCTACGACAACGACGTGGGCTGGCGCATCGACTACCTGCTGGCGGCCGGCGTGGAACTGCGGGAGGTCACGGTTGACCGGGCAGCGCGGCTCAGCGACCACGCGCCGCTGAGCGGGCTGCTCACCGCTCTCTGA
- a CDS encoding alpha/beta fold hydrolase — protein MFDGFQLEHVALPAATLRVRHGGQGPPLLLLHGHPRTHTTWHRVAPLLAREHTVVCPDLRGYGQSSTPADTPDHSGMSGRALAQDMRELMTHLGHERFAVAGHDRGSYVAFRLAMEHPDAVIRLAFLGQVPILDALERVNERFARLWWHWFFFAQPGKPEQAILADPDAWYGLTPELRERMGTENYADCRAALHDPATVHAMLEDYRAGLGLNRAHDEADRAAGRRLACPTLVVWATRDDPEPLYDDLPAIWRAWSDDLRVRSLDCGHHMAEDAPDELAAMLLDFFREGAFRER, from the coding sequence ATGTTCGACGGATTTCAGCTGGAGCACGTCGCGCTCCCGGCTGCCACGCTGCGTGTCCGGCACGGGGGGCAGGGGCCACCGCTGCTGCTGCTGCACGGGCACCCGCGCACGCACACCACGTGGCACCGCGTGGCCCCCCTCCTGGCACGCGAGCACACGGTCGTGTGTCCGGATCTGCGCGGCTACGGGCAGTCCAGCACACCGGCCGACACGCCGGATCACAGCGGCATGTCGGGGCGGGCGCTGGCACAGGACATGCGCGAGCTGATGACCCACCTGGGGCACGAGCGGTTCGCCGTGGCCGGGCATGACCGGGGCAGTTACGTGGCGTTCCGGCTCGCCATGGAGCATCCGGACGCCGTCATACGGCTCGCGTTCCTGGGTCAGGTTCCCATTCTGGACGCGCTGGAACGCGTGAACGAGCGCTTCGCGCGGCTGTGGTGGCACTGGTTCTTCTTCGCGCAGCCCGGCAAGCCCGAACAGGCCATCCTGGCCGATCCGGATGCATGGTATGGGCTGACACCGGAACTGCGAGAGCGCATGGGTACGGAGAACTATGCCGACTGCCGCGCGGCCCTGCACGACCCCGCCACGGTTCACGCCATGCTGGAGGACTACCGGGCGGGCCTGGGCCTGAACCGCGCCCACGACGAGGCCGACCGCGCCGCCGGCCGCCGGCTGGCCTGCCCGACCCTGGTCGTCTGGGCCACCCGCGACGATCCGGAGCCCCTCTACGACGACCTGCCTGCCATCTGGCGGGCGTGGTCGGACGACCTGCGCGTGCGGAGCCTGGACTGCGGTCACCACATGGCCGAGGATGCCCCGGACGAACTGGCCGCCATGCTGCTCGACTTCTTCAGGGAGGGAGCGTTCAGAGAGCGGTGA
- a CDS encoding aminopeptidase has product MRQMWIVAGVLGAAALTVALSGCSDVRYLTQAAGGQLDLLRRARPLADVLADPATSAAVRRKVQLASDVRAFAVAPAGAGGLGLPDHGSFQKYVDVGREYVVWNVFSAPEFSVALDTSCFPIAGCVGYRGYFNEAAAQAHAQERRAAGRDVNVGGVSAYSTLGYLSDPLLSTMLGYPDATLIRTVIHELSHPSLYVPGDTVFNESYATAVEEEGMRRWLAAHGTPELRDEDRLAQERSAAFEALLLGARHELEALYAQTLPAAEMRTRKAAVLTDLNARYAALKASWGGYAGYDAFFARGVNNATLGAVAAYATMVPDFQALLTRVGGDMPSFIAAATACSKRPQGERAACLRGA; this is encoded by the coding sequence ATGCGGCAGATGTGGATCGTGGCGGGCGTGCTGGGCGCGGCCGCACTGACCGTGGCCCTGAGCGGCTGCTCCGACGTGCGCTACCTGACCCAGGCGGCGGGCGGACAGCTCGACCTGCTGCGCCGGGCGCGGCCGCTGGCAGACGTGCTGGCCGATCCGGCCACATCGGCAGCGGTGCGGCGCAAGGTGCAGCTGGCGTCGGACGTGCGGGCCTTCGCGGTCGCGCCGGCGGGCGCGGGCGGGCTGGGCCTGCCGGATCACGGCAGCTTCCAGAAGTACGTGGACGTGGGGCGCGAGTACGTCGTGTGGAACGTCTTTTCTGCGCCCGAGTTCAGCGTGGCGCTCGACACGTCGTGCTTCCCCATCGCGGGCTGCGTGGGCTACCGGGGCTACTTCAACGAGGCCGCCGCGCAGGCCCACGCTCAGGAGCGCCGCGCGGCGGGCCGGGACGTGAACGTGGGCGGCGTGAGTGCGTACAGCACGCTGGGGTACCTGAGCGACCCGCTGCTCTCCACCATGCTGGGGTATCCCGACGCCACGCTGATCCGCACGGTGATCCACGAGCTGTCTCACCCCAGCCTGTACGTGCCGGGCGACACGGTGTTCAACGAGTCCTACGCCACGGCCGTCGAGGAGGAGGGGATGCGCCGCTGGCTGGCCGCGCACGGAACGCCAGAACTCCGCGATGAGGATCGGCTGGCCCAGGAGCGCTCGGCGGCCTTCGAGGCCCTGCTGCTGGGCGCTCGGCACGAGCTGGAGGCCCTGTACGCACAGACGCTGCCGGCAGCGGAGATGCGGACGCGCAAGGCGGCGGTGCTGACTGACCTGAACGCCCGGTACGCCGCCCTGAAGGCGAGCTGGGGCGGCTACGCCGGCTACGACGCCTTCTTCGCGCGGGGCGTGAACAACGCCACCCTGGGGGCCGTGGCCGCCTACGCCACGATGGTGCCGGACTTCCAGGCCCTGCTGACCCGGGTGGGGGGCGACATGCCGAGCTTCATCGCTGCCGCGACGGCGTGCTCGAAGCGGCCGCAGGGCGAACGGGCGGCGTGCCTGCGGGGGGCATAG
- a CDS encoding methyltransferase domain-containing protein: protein MRRVRLFKESKGPPEPPQLNQSGQDMLTGVLSRGVWERADPMWWRPGALVALLNVDRMIQFNAATGHLMGDHALRLIGSLLAIYSDEAGSQAHTFRIGGNEFAVVWHDATVESATSAVEQARAAVEAMGLGLTVRIAVSIIREGETPQRVLIRFDGFMHEAGISRRNSVYIDPELSLSTLTIRDALLSRLCGQPWPEGPLLDALALSPALDVLDVGAGDERLLRLLRARGHTGRLEGLDPVGGEGVRSGMAHALPYPDASFDVVLFVRALAHMGWPDTALRTALREARRVLRPGGRLVVVAHGPEHLRATWRALGQADAPVKAAPEGMGIDVRLPVSVTGQDARALAQSSGGEQAVQEHRFPVRDTLHLTIRQQTL, encoded by the coding sequence ATGCGCCGCGTTCGTCTGTTCAAGGAATCGAAGGGGCCGCCGGAACCTCCCCAACTCAATCAATCGGGACAGGACATGCTGACCGGCGTCCTCAGTCGCGGGGTATGGGAACGCGCCGACCCGATGTGGTGGCGTCCGGGTGCGCTGGTGGCGCTCCTGAACGTGGATCGCATGATTCAATTCAACGCGGCCACAGGGCACCTGATGGGCGACCATGCGCTGCGGCTGATCGGCTCACTCCTCGCCATCTACAGTGACGAGGCCGGCTCACAGGCGCATACGTTCCGAATCGGCGGCAATGAGTTCGCGGTGGTGTGGCATGACGCGACGGTCGAGTCTGCGACATCTGCAGTGGAGCAGGCTCGGGCAGCCGTGGAGGCCATGGGCCTGGGCCTCACCGTGCGGATTGCTGTGAGCATCATCCGGGAAGGCGAGACGCCGCAGCGCGTGCTGATCAGATTCGACGGCTTCATGCACGAGGCGGGCATCTCCAGGAGGAATAGCGTCTACATCGACCCTGAGCTGTCCCTGTCAACCCTGACGATCCGTGATGCCCTCCTCTCCCGCCTGTGCGGTCAGCCGTGGCCGGAGGGGCCGCTGCTGGACGCGCTGGCCCTCTCGCCTGCCCTGGACGTGCTGGATGTGGGGGCGGGCGATGAACGCCTGCTGCGGCTGCTCCGGGCGCGGGGGCACACGGGGCGGCTGGAGGGCCTCGACCCAGTGGGCGGCGAGGGCGTGCGGAGCGGCATGGCGCACGCCCTGCCCTACCCGGATGCCAGTTTCGACGTGGTGCTGTTCGTGCGGGCGCTGGCCCACATGGGCTGGCCCGACACGGCGCTCCGTACGGCGCTCCGTGAGGCGCGGCGGGTGCTGCGGCCGGGCGGGCGGCTGGTCGTGGTGGCGCACGGGCCGGAGCACCTGCGGGCCACGTGGCGGGCGCTGGGTCAGGCGGACGCGCCGGTGAAAGCAGCGCCGGAGGGCATGGGGATCGATGTGAGACTCCCCGTCAGCGTCACGGGGCAGGATGCGCGGGCGCTGGCCCAGAGCTCCGGCGGGGAACAGGCGGTACAGGAGCACCGATTTCCTGTCCGGGACACGCTGCACCTGACCATCCGGCAGCAGACGCTGTAG
- the accC gene encoding acetyl-CoA carboxylase biotin carboxylase subunit, with translation MFKKILIANRGEIALRVIRTAREMGIKTVVVYSTADEKSLPVLLADESVCVGPPASNQSYLNIPNILSAALMTGAEAIHPGYGFMAENPDFAEMCREHGIVFIGPTPESMRALGSKAGGRDIAAQSKVPTVPGTGVLEDTDAALLAAKQIGYPVLLKASAGGGGRGQKVIRTQDELARGFAQAQEEAKLYFGDPALIMEKFLEEFRHVEVQVMGDGTGHVIHIGERDCSIQRRNQKLIEEAPSTLPESLRQEILSAGVRLAKHVNYAGAGTLEFILDREGNYYFMEMNTRIQVEHCVSEMISSLDLVRMQIEIAAGEGLKLQQEDVILRGHAIECRINAEDPDKDFRPAAGKIDDVHFAGGPGVRVDTHTYSGYVIPPHYDSLIGKLIVWHESRDKAIHRMKRALEETVIQGPKTTIPLYIKIMDNPFYKRGAVMTNFLKTRMVAPEA, from the coding sequence ATGTTCAAGAAGATCCTGATCGCCAACCGTGGCGAGATCGCCCTGCGCGTCATCCGGACGGCGCGGGAGATGGGCATCAAGACCGTCGTCGTCTACAGCACCGCCGACGAGAAGAGCCTCCCGGTGCTGCTCGCGGACGAGTCCGTGTGCGTGGGGCCGCCCGCCAGCAACCAGTCATACCTGAACATCCCCAACATCCTGTCGGCCGCCCTGATGACCGGCGCCGAGGCGATTCACCCCGGCTACGGCTTCATGGCCGAGAACCCTGATTTTGCCGAGATGTGCCGCGAGCACGGGATCGTGTTCATCGGCCCCACCCCCGAGAGCATGCGGGCGCTGGGCTCCAAGGCCGGCGGGCGCGACATCGCCGCGCAGAGCAAGGTGCCCACCGTGCCCGGCACCGGCGTGCTGGAAGACACCGACGCCGCGCTGCTCGCCGCCAAGCAGATCGGCTACCCCGTGCTCCTCAAGGCCAGCGCGGGCGGCGGCGGACGCGGGCAGAAGGTCATCCGCACACAGGACGAACTCGCCAGGGGCTTCGCGCAGGCGCAGGAGGAAGCCAAGCTGTACTTCGGCGACCCCGCCCTGATCATGGAGAAGTTCCTCGAGGAATTCCGGCACGTGGAAGTGCAGGTCATGGGCGACGGCACCGGGCACGTCATCCACATCGGCGAGCGCGACTGCTCCATCCAGCGGCGCAACCAGAAGCTCATCGAGGAAGCGCCCAGCACCCTCCCCGAGTCGCTGCGCCAGGAGATCCTGAGCGCCGGCGTGCGCCTCGCCAAGCACGTGAACTACGCCGGGGCGGGCACGCTGGAATTCATCCTCGACCGTGAAGGCAACTACTACTTCATGGAGATGAACACCCGCATCCAGGTCGAGCACTGCGTCTCCGAGATGATCAGCAGCCTGGATCTGGTGCGCATGCAGATCGAGATCGCCGCCGGCGAGGGCCTGAAGCTCCAGCAGGAGGACGTGATCCTGCGCGGGCACGCCATCGAGTGCCGCATCAACGCGGAAGACCCCGACAAGGACTTCCGCCCGGCCGCCGGCAAGATCGACGACGTGCACTTCGCCGGCGGGCCCGGCGTGCGCGTCGACACGCACACGTACAGCGGCTACGTCATCCCCCCACACTACGACAGCCTGATCGGCAAGCTCATCGTGTGGCACGAGAGCCGCGACAAGGCCATCCACCGCATGAAACGCGCCCTGGAGGAGACCGTCATCCAGGGGCCGAAGACCACCATTCCCCTGTACATCAAGATCATGGACAACCCCTTCTACAAGCGCGGGGCCGTCATGACCAACTTCCTGAAGACGAGGATGGTCGCGCCGGAAGCGTAA
- the efp gene encoding elongation factor P gives MISVTELRNGTKVEMDGGLWECLDYSHLKMGRGGAKVVTKFRNMESGAIVDRTFNSTEKLQDIYVEGKKMQYLYKDGDDFVFMDMDTFEQVHLSPTLVSDAAKYMKENTEVEVAMYGEKALSITLPNQVILKIVQTDPGVRGDTVSGGTKPATLETGAVVQVPLFVEQDTSVKVDTRTGMYLSRA, from the coding sequence ATGATCAGCGTGACTGAACTGCGTAACGGCACGAAAGTGGAGATGGACGGCGGCCTGTGGGAGTGCCTGGACTACTCGCACCTGAAGATGGGACGCGGCGGCGCGAAGGTCGTCACCAAGTTCCGGAACATGGAGTCCGGCGCGATCGTCGACCGCACCTTCAACAGCACCGAAAAGCTGCAGGACATCTACGTCGAGGGCAAGAAGATGCAGTACCTCTACAAGGACGGCGACGACTTCGTGTTCATGGACATGGACACCTTCGAGCAGGTGCACCTGTCGCCCACCCTGGTCAGCGACGCCGCCAAGTACATGAAGGAGAACACCGAGGTCGAGGTCGCCATGTACGGCGAGAAGGCCCTGAGCATCACGCTGCCCAACCAGGTGATCCTCAAGATCGTGCAGACCGATCCCGGCGTGCGCGGCGACACCGTCTCGGGCGGCACCAAGCCCGCCACGCTGGAGACCGGCGCGGTCGTGCAGGTGCCCCTGTTCGTCGAGCAGGACACCAGCGTGAAGGTCGATACCCGCACCGGCATGTACCTCAGCCGCGCCTGA